One Chitinophaga parva DNA segment encodes these proteins:
- a CDS encoding glycoside hydrolase family 16 protein, translating to MKRLIALPLVLLTCTFFSCSGQKSEPSNGGYVTPQAPKPPEDKGWSFETTPVWSDEFDKDGAPDPAKWGYDLGNSGWGNHELENYTNSTDNAYIKDGVLYVTARKEASNGMNYSSARMVTANKGDWLYGRFEIKAKLPAGKGTWPAIWMLSTDWAYGDWPKSGEIDIMEEVGYDPNVIHLSAHTEKYNHVINTQKTAVQTVPTAISDYHVYRLDWTPAAIRCYIDDQLYFTFRNEGTGSAAWPFDKRFHLLLNLAIGGDWGGQQGVDDSIFPCAMQVDYVRVYKMIDK from the coding sequence ATGAAACGACTGATCGCATTGCCGCTTGTGCTGCTTACCTGCACCTTCTTTTCCTGCTCCGGCCAGAAGTCCGAGCCATCCAACGGTGGTTATGTAACGCCCCAGGCGCCCAAACCGCCGGAAGATAAAGGCTGGAGTTTTGAGACCACCCCGGTGTGGAGCGATGAATTTGATAAAGACGGTGCGCCCGATCCGGCCAAATGGGGCTATGACCTGGGCAACAGCGGCTGGGGGAACCACGAACTGGAAAATTATACGAACAGTACCGACAATGCTTACATCAAAGACGGTGTGCTCTATGTAACGGCCCGCAAAGAAGCGTCTAACGGGATGAACTATTCTTCCGCGCGCATGGTCACTGCCAACAAGGGCGACTGGTTGTACGGCCGCTTTGAGATAAAGGCCAAACTGCCCGCCGGTAAAGGCACCTGGCCTGCCATCTGGATGCTCTCCACGGACTGGGCGTATGGCGACTGGCCCAAATCCGGCGAGATAGACATCATGGAAGAAGTGGGCTATGATCCCAATGTGATCCACCTGAGCGCACACACGGAGAAATACAATCATGTGATCAATACCCAGAAAACCGCGGTACAAACAGTGCCTACTGCCATCAGTGATTACCATGTGTACCGGCTGGACTGGACACCGGCTGCCATCCGTTGCTACATTGATGACCAGCTGTACTTCACCTTCAGGAACGAAGGCACCGGCTCCGCCGCCTGGCCGTTTGACAAACGCTTCCACCTGCTGCTGAACCTTGCCATTGGCGGCGACTGGGGCGGACAGCAAGGGGTAGACGACAGCATATTCCCCTGCGCTATGCAGGTAGATTATGTGCGGGTATATAAAATGATCGACAAATAA
- a CDS encoding RagB/SusD family nutrient uptake outer membrane protein: protein MKKSSYKAIAALCSALLLTSACSKSFLEVKPTGTNLEGNYYKNETEAYNGLIAVYDVVGWQGGGFVTKVGAMDAGSDDQLAGGGGPNDITDFQVISNYTLDPATGPHNELWKAGFSGVFRANFLLEKLPNVPMDEGHKARFTAEAKFLRAYFYFDLVRQFKNVPLFNKPVPVDQMYDQVQAAPADVYKQIEQDLKDAIAESNLPDQVTASTDGGRITKGTAHALLGKVYLFEKNWTAAASELALVNGTPGQQNPTYGYKLLDNFADLWTTIPDLKFNSESIFEVSHATMSNGNWGCIACTEGNVLDILTGPRGYAPGPNAPGYEAGYGFLIVTKDLATFMKGDPRFKATIADLDSMKANGIADYSPSFNNTGFFLNKFIGYVKDETKGPGDKPLNFGQNIYEIRLADTYLMEAEALANSGDAGAAGSRAYALLNAVRARVKLPPVPATLDNIRRERRMELAGEGHRWFDIIRWGIAADVLKDRGFKAGKNEILPIPLLELNNTKLRQSKEYGGDL from the coding sequence ATGAAGAAATCATCATATAAAGCCATAGCAGCGCTTTGCTCCGCGTTACTGCTCACAAGCGCCTGCAGCAAAAGCTTCCTGGAGGTAAAACCCACGGGTACCAACCTGGAAGGTAACTATTACAAGAATGAAACAGAAGCATACAATGGCCTGATCGCGGTGTACGACGTGGTAGGCTGGCAGGGTGGTGGCTTTGTAACAAAAGTAGGCGCCATGGATGCCGGTTCTGACGACCAGCTGGCCGGCGGTGGTGGCCCTAACGATATCACCGACTTCCAGGTGATCTCCAACTACACGCTGGACCCGGCTACCGGCCCGCATAATGAATTGTGGAAAGCCGGCTTCTCCGGTGTGTTCCGCGCTAATTTCCTGCTGGAAAAACTGCCCAACGTGCCCATGGATGAAGGCCACAAGGCACGCTTTACCGCGGAAGCAAAGTTCCTGCGTGCTTACTTTTATTTTGACCTGGTGCGCCAGTTCAAGAACGTACCCCTGTTCAATAAACCGGTGCCGGTAGACCAGATGTATGACCAGGTGCAGGCGGCGCCCGCGGATGTATACAAACAAATAGAGCAGGACCTGAAAGATGCCATCGCAGAATCTAACCTGCCGGACCAGGTGACCGCTTCCACAGACGGTGGCCGCATTACCAAAGGCACGGCCCATGCGCTGCTCGGTAAGGTATACCTGTTTGAAAAGAACTGGACTGCCGCCGCCTCAGAACTGGCGCTGGTGAATGGTACGCCCGGCCAGCAGAACCCTACGTATGGTTACAAACTGCTGGACAATTTTGCCGATCTCTGGACCACCATTCCCGATCTGAAATTCAACAGTGAGTCCATCTTTGAAGTATCACATGCTACCATGTCCAATGGTAACTGGGGGTGCATTGCGTGCACGGAAGGTAACGTGCTGGATATCCTCACCGGCCCCCGTGGCTATGCACCGGGCCCTAATGCACCGGGTTATGAAGCAGGATATGGCTTCCTGATCGTAACAAAAGACCTGGCCACTTTCATGAAAGGAGATCCGCGGTTCAAAGCCACCATTGCAGACCTGGACAGTATGAAAGCCAATGGCATAGCGGATTACAGCCCATCGTTCAACAACACGGGTTTCTTCCTCAATAAATTCATCGGTTATGTAAAAGACGAAACGAAGGGCCCCGGCGACAAGCCGCTGAACTTTGGACAGAACATTTACGAGATCCGCCTGGCAGATACCTACCTGATGGAAGCGGAAGCGCTGGCCAACAGTGGTGACGCCGGCGCCGCCGGCAGCCGTGCCTATGCATTGCTGAATGCCGTGCGCGCCCGGGTGAAGCTGCCGCCCGTACCCGCTACGTTGGATAACATCCGCCGGGAGCGCCGCATGGAGCTGGCCGGGGAAGGCCACCGCTGGTTCGATATCATCCGCTGGGGCATTGCCGCAGATGTGCTGAAAGACCGTGGCTTCAAGGCCGGTAAGAATGAAATCCTGCCCATCCCGCTGCTGGAGCTGAACAACACGAAACTGCGCCAGAGCAAAGAGTATGGTGGCGATCTTTAA
- a CDS encoding PKD domain-containing protein — MKSFQYISRMSGLCLLAAALHACTPESSSQDLGPLPVASFTAAPLSGNANRIAIASTTPGAFMWQWQYGDAGGTSSKEKDTITFSKKGTYAIQLTAYTRGGAATAAQQVTIANDLPPVNVLKGSTMDADATQYWTVLNTGGTQTSISIANGVMNFSNTGNTNGAIYQAVQVDANRNYYFSGHVKGNGATNTWFEIYILPDVPVQGSDYGNGKKFVALNTWAGCGGAAFDGDIATIGCDGDYKGQNGKIKFATAGTIYIVIKAGSSGGTMGNGGINIDDVTFSEEQ, encoded by the coding sequence ATGAAATCTTTCCAATATATTTCCCGCATGAGCGGCTTGTGCCTGCTGGCAGCCGCGTTGCATGCCTGCACCCCCGAATCATCCAGCCAGGACCTGGGCCCCTTGCCGGTGGCTTCTTTTACTGCTGCACCGCTTTCCGGCAATGCCAATAGGATCGCCATCGCCAGCACTACGCCAGGCGCCTTCATGTGGCAGTGGCAATACGGCGATGCCGGCGGCACTTCCAGCAAGGAAAAGGATACTATTACTTTCAGCAAAAAAGGCACTTACGCCATACAGCTCACCGCTTATACCAGGGGAGGGGCTGCCACCGCGGCGCAGCAGGTGACCATCGCCAATGACCTGCCCCCGGTGAACGTGCTCAAAGGCAGCACCATGGATGCAGATGCCACCCAATACTGGACAGTGCTGAATACCGGTGGCACCCAGACTTCCATCAGCATCGCAAACGGCGTGATGAACTTTTCCAACACGGGCAATACCAATGGTGCCATTTACCAGGCAGTTCAGGTAGATGCTAACCGTAATTATTATTTTTCCGGGCACGTAAAAGGAAATGGCGCTACCAATACCTGGTTTGAGATCTATATCCTGCCCGATGTACCGGTGCAGGGGAGCGATTATGGCAACGGTAAGAAATTTGTAGCACTTAATACCTGGGCCGGTTGCGGCGGTGCTGCTTTTGACGGCGATATAGCCACCATAGGCTGTGATGGCGATTATAAAGGCCAGAACGGTAAGATCAAATTTGCAACCGCCGGTACCATCTACATCGTGATCAAAGCCGGCAGTTCCGGTGGCACGATGGGGAATGGCGGTATCAACATTGATGACGTGACCTTCTCTGAAGAACAATAA
- a CDS encoding SusC/RagA family TonB-linked outer membrane protein, protein MKLTTFLLLAVCLQISAKGVSQSITLSEKNAPLKKVLREVSRQSGISIVYDEGLLAKTNPVTVEAKGASVQEVMEACLRNQPVFFTMEGQRMILQSMPEKNWAAADTSITVKGMVTDEKGLPIPGATIRVKGGSQGTATDVNGHFTLKAPAGSSSLQVTVVGYNNQTVAITGGLLSVKMVLAETALNETVVVGYGVQKKSVVTGAISSVRAADLESQPVTRIESALQGRTSGVTVAQSSGQPGSGSTVRVRGITTFNNNDPLWVVDGVVVDNGGIGYLNQYDIESIEVLKDAASQAIYGARAAAGVILVTTKKGKAGKMQVNYNGYYGTSEPARKLKLLDATQYATLMNEANAAAGYALPFADPRSLGKGTDWQGEIFNNSAVRQNHEVSISGGNDRSTFFSSFGYLDQEGIVASPISHYKRFNVRVNSQHKLASWLTFAENIGYAYDRANGIGNTNSEFGGPLSSAINLDPTTPAVETDPAKASTGQYVNTGVRVNAKGQPYGISDLVQNEMSNPLAYIINNEGNYNWSHNIVGNTYLEAEPIKGLRLRSTVGAKIAFWGGESFTPIYYYNTTNKNARTAFNRSMNNGFNWNVENTVSYTRAFNDHNVTVLVGQGAYMDGRSKSISNTFQDLQVDNFWDASEKFKVAQTSRSTDGGEGTDHRIASLFGRLNYNFKEKYLLEGVIRRDGSSRFGPNNKYGTFPSVSAGWVASKESFFPKQDVVEFLKVRGGYGMVGNDNIGDFGYLSTIGSGRNYTFGTSDISSIGYSPDAPSNPDLKWESTAQTNVGFEASLFRNFTVSFDWYKKVTKGILQNPRIPAYVGAISNPPANVADMQNTGEELELGYHAQAGALSIGLNGNVSYTQNKITYVGRGLTYLDGGVNFQSSSYPITRKAVGHPIDEFYGFVTEGIFQTQADVDAYTGKNGKIQPNAKPGDFRYKDVNGDGMIDGNDRDFIGNPTPTWTYGFNVNLAYKGFDLGLFGQGASGNKIFQGLRRLDLSNANWQTKALSRWTGPGTSNDYPRLTMKDDNHNFTNPSGFYLEDGAYVRLKTVQLGYTLPNTISRKAGISRARIYLMSENLFTFTKYTGYDPEIGGGTMSIDRGIYPQARSFLLGLNITFQ, encoded by the coding sequence ATGAAACTCACTACCTTTTTGCTGCTCGCGGTTTGCTTGCAGATCAGCGCAAAAGGAGTCTCCCAGTCCATCACCCTGTCGGAGAAGAACGCGCCCCTGAAGAAGGTGCTGCGTGAGGTTTCCCGCCAGTCCGGCATTTCCATCGTGTACGACGAGGGCTTGCTGGCAAAGACCAACCCGGTGACCGTAGAAGCCAAAGGCGCCTCCGTGCAGGAGGTGATGGAGGCCTGCCTGCGCAACCAGCCGGTGTTCTTTACCATGGAAGGCCAGCGTATGATCCTGCAAAGCATGCCGGAAAAGAACTGGGCCGCCGCCGATACGTCCATCACCGTAAAAGGGATGGTGACCGATGAAAAAGGGCTGCCCATCCCCGGCGCTACCATCCGTGTGAAAGGTGGCAGCCAGGGTACCGCTACAGACGTAAATGGCCACTTTACCCTGAAAGCCCCCGCAGGCTCCAGCAGCCTGCAGGTGACCGTGGTGGGATATAACAACCAGACGGTGGCTATTACCGGTGGCCTGCTCTCCGTGAAAATGGTACTGGCAGAAACGGCGCTGAATGAAACGGTAGTGGTAGGATATGGTGTGCAAAAGAAAAGCGTGGTGACCGGGGCCATTTCTTCCGTAAGGGCTGCTGACCTGGAAAGCCAGCCGGTGACCCGCATTGAATCCGCCCTGCAGGGCCGCACTTCCGGTGTTACCGTAGCCCAAAGTTCCGGCCAGCCCGGTTCCGGCTCTACAGTGCGTGTGCGTGGTATCACCACGTTTAATAATAACGACCCGCTGTGGGTAGTGGATGGTGTAGTGGTAGACAACGGCGGTATCGGTTACCTGAACCAATATGACATTGAATCCATAGAAGTACTGAAGGATGCGGCCTCCCAGGCTATTTACGGTGCACGTGCAGCCGCTGGCGTTATCCTGGTGACTACCAAGAAAGGGAAAGCTGGTAAAATGCAGGTAAACTATAACGGCTATTACGGTACTTCCGAGCCGGCCCGCAAACTGAAGCTGCTGGATGCTACCCAGTATGCTACGTTGATGAATGAGGCCAATGCCGCCGCCGGCTATGCACTGCCCTTTGCCGATCCCCGCTCCCTGGGGAAAGGAACCGACTGGCAGGGCGAGATCTTCAACAACAGCGCGGTGCGCCAGAACCATGAAGTGAGCATCAGTGGCGGGAATGACCGTTCCACCTTCTTCTCTTCCTTTGGTTACCTGGACCAGGAAGGTATTGTGGCTTCCCCCATCTCTCACTACAAGCGCTTTAACGTGCGGGTGAACTCCCAGCATAAACTGGCTTCCTGGCTCACCTTTGCAGAAAACATCGGCTACGCCTATGACCGTGCAAACGGTATTGGCAATACCAACAGTGAATTTGGCGGCCCGCTCAGCTCCGCCATCAACCTGGATCCCACCACACCGGCAGTGGAAACAGACCCGGCGAAGGCCAGCACCGGCCAGTATGTGAATACCGGCGTGCGCGTAAATGCCAAAGGCCAGCCCTATGGCATTTCCGACCTGGTGCAGAATGAAATGTCGAACCCACTCGCTTATATCATCAATAATGAGGGCAACTACAACTGGTCGCACAATATCGTGGGCAATACCTACCTGGAAGCGGAGCCCATCAAGGGCCTGCGCCTGCGCAGCACCGTTGGCGCCAAGATCGCTTTCTGGGGTGGTGAATCCTTTACGCCCATTTATTATTACAACACCACTAACAAGAATGCCCGTACTGCCTTTAACCGCAGCATGAACAACGGGTTTAACTGGAACGTGGAAAATACCGTTTCCTACACCCGTGCATTCAACGATCATAATGTAACGGTACTGGTAGGCCAGGGTGCTTACATGGACGGGCGTTCCAAGAGTATCAGCAATACTTTCCAGGACCTGCAGGTAGATAATTTCTGGGACGCTTCCGAGAAATTCAAGGTGGCCCAGACCTCGCGCAGCACGGATGGCGGTGAGGGTACAGACCACCGCATTGCTTCCCTCTTTGGCCGTTTGAACTATAACTTCAAAGAAAAATACCTGCTGGAAGGCGTAATACGCCGTGATGGTTCCAGCCGTTTCGGGCCCAACAACAAGTATGGTACTTTCCCCTCTGTATCCGCCGGCTGGGTAGCTTCCAAAGAAAGCTTTTTTCCCAAACAGGACGTAGTGGAATTCCTGAAGGTACGGGGTGGCTACGGTATGGTGGGCAATGATAACATCGGCGACTTTGGTTATCTCTCCACCATTGGCAGTGGCCGTAACTATACTTTCGGTACGTCCGACATTTCTTCTATCGGTTACAGCCCCGATGCGCCCTCCAACCCGGACCTGAAGTGGGAATCTACCGCGCAGACCAACGTGGGTTTTGAAGCCTCCCTGTTCCGCAATTTTACCGTGAGCTTTGACTGGTACAAGAAAGTGACCAAAGGCATCCTGCAGAACCCGCGCATCCCTGCTTATGTAGGCGCCATCTCTAATCCACCAGCAAACGTGGCCGATATGCAGAACACCGGTGAAGAACTGGAACTGGGCTACCACGCCCAGGCAGGAGCGCTGAGCATAGGTTTGAATGGCAACGTGTCTTACACCCAGAACAAGATCACCTATGTGGGCCGCGGCCTTACTTACCTGGATGGTGGGGTAAACTTCCAGAGCAGCAGTTATCCCATCACCCGCAAAGCAGTGGGCCACCCGATCGATGAGTTCTATGGTTTTGTAACAGAAGGTATTTTCCAGACCCAGGCAGATGTGGATGCCTATACCGGCAAGAACGGTAAGATACAGCCCAATGCCAAACCCGGTGATTTCCGCTATAAGGATGTAAACGGTGATGGTATGATCGATGGCAACGACCGTGATTTCATCGGCAATCCCACGCCCACCTGGACGTATGGCTTTAATGTGAACCTGGCGTACAAAGGCTTTGACCTGGGCCTGTTCGGCCAGGGTGCCTCCGGCAACAAGATCTTCCAGGGCCTGCGCCGCCTGGACCTATCCAATGCCAACTGGCAGACCAAGGCCCTGAGCCGCTGGACAGGCCCCGGTACCAGTAATGATTACCCCCGCCTGACCATGAAAGATGATAACCACAACTTCACCAATCCGTCCGGTTTCTACCTGGAAGATGGCGCTTATGTGCGCCTGAAAACGGTGCAGCTGGGGTATACCCTGCCCAACACCATCAGCCGCAAGGCAGGCATCAGCCGTGCCCGTATTTACCTGATGAGTGAAAACCTTTTCACCTTCACGAAGTACACCGGCTATGATCCCGAGATAGGGGGTGGTACCATGAGCATTGACCGTGGCATTTATCCGCAGGCACGCTCTTTCCTGCTGGGCCTCAACATTACTTTCCAATAA